GGGTCAGGCCGGTCGCGCGAAGCACGTCCGCCCGGGGTGGCCGGGCCGGCGCGAGTTCGCGGTTCTGCCACCCGCACCGCCACGCGGGCGGCGGGAGGGCCGTTCGCCTAGTCCTCCTTGGCGGGCCGCGCCTCCGGCGGGAGGACGCCCCAGTCGATGAGCTGCTCGGTCAGCTCGCCAGGGGTCATGTCGTAGATGATCGCCAGCGACCGCAGGTCCTCGGTGCGGATGGAGAGCACCTTGCCGTTGTAGTCGCCGCGCTGGCTCTGGATCGTCGCGGCGTAGCGGGCCAGCGGGCCGACCTTCTCGGCAGGCAGCTGCTGCAGCCGCTCCAGGTTGATGACGATCTTGGTGGCGGGTTCGGCCCCGGACGGCACCCGGCCCTCGGGCAGCAGCTCGACCACCGGCACGCCGTAGAAGTCGGCCAGCTCGGCCAGCTTCTGCACGGTCACCGCCCGGTCGCCGCGCTCGTAGGAACCGACCACGACAGCCTTCCACCGTCCGCCGGACTTCTGCTCGACCCCGTGCAGGGACAGCCCCTGCTGCTGGCGGATCCCGCGGAGCTTCGCCCCGAGCGCCTTGGCGTAATCGCCCATCTGGTGGTTCTCCGTTTCCTCGCCCAGTCGGTCTCATGGGCCGCCGGGGGACTGCCGAGTTGAACACTCAGAGTAATGGTTACGCATTGTCGTCACCAGGTCAAGAACATGATGCCTCCGGCACCACCCGGACGGCTGAACGGTGCCTCCTGTTAACATCGGGTGGATTTCCTCGGCAAGCAGGAGATCGACGTCCTTTAAGGACCCGTCCGGTGAGGCGGGGAAGGAGTCCGCTGTGGCGTCACGCCCTCGTGACGCGGCAGCACCAGGTGGCGAGCGCGAGCTGCTCTCCGCCGGTGATGTCGCGCGCACCATCGCCCGGATGGCCCACCAGGTCATCGAGAAGACCGCCCTCGACGGCGGCACGGGCGCACCTCCCGTTCTCCTGGGCATCCCGACCCGGGGCACCTCGCTCGCGGCCCGGCTGGCCGAGCGGATCGCCGAGTTCTCCGGCGTGGCGGTCCCCACGGGCGCCCTGGACATCACCCTCTACCGCGACGACCTGCGCCGCCGCCCGACGCGGCCGCTCGCGGACACCACTCTGCCCGACACCGGCATCGACGACCGCGTGGTGATCCTGGTCGACGACGTGCTGTTCTCCGGCCGGACCGTGCGCGCGGCGCTGGACGCCTTGCGCGACCACGGCCGCCCCCGGGCCGTGCAGCTGGCCGTCCTGGTCGACCGCGGGCACCGCGAGTTCCCGATCCGGGCCGACTACGTGGGCAAGAACATCCCGACCGCACGCGCCGAAGACGTGGCCGTCCTGCTGTCCGAAGTGGATGGGCGCGACGCGGTGCTGCTGCGCGAGGGGGAAGCGAAGGCATGAAGCACCTGCTGGCCACCGAAGGCCTGGACCCCGACCTGGCGACCGCGGTGCTGGACACCGCCGACGGCCTCAAGCGCACCCTGCTGGGCCGCGAGGTCCGGAAGCTGCCGACGCTGCGCGGCCGCACGGTCATCACGATGTTCTACGAGAACTCCACCCGGACCAGGGTCTCGTTCGAGATCGCGGGCAAGTGGATGAGCGCGGACGTGGTGAACGTCTCGGCGGGTGGCAGCTCGGTCGGCAAGGGCGAGTCGCTGCGGGACACCGCGCTGACCCTGTCCGCCGCCGGCGCCGACTGCGTCATCGTCCGCCACCCGGCCTCCGGCGCCGCGCAGCGCCTGGCCGGCTGGCTGGAGGGCACCGGCACCTCGGTCGTCAACGCCGGGGACGGCATGCACGAGCATCCCACCCAGGCGCTGCTCGACGCCGCCACGCTGCGGGAACGGCTCGGCGGCATCAAGGACCGGCGGATCGGCATCGTCGGCGACGTCCTGCACAGCCGGGTCGCGCGCTCCAACATCCACCTGCTGTCCGCGCTGGGCGCCGAGGTCGTCCTGGTCGCCCCGCCGACGCTGCTGCCGGCCGGGGTCGGGGCGCTGCCGGTCACCGTGTCGCACGACCTGGACGCCGAGCTGCCCGCGCTGGACGCGGTGATGATGCTGCGCGTGCAGGCCGAGCGGATGCACGGCGGGTTCTTCCCGTCGGCGCGGGAGTACTCGATCGCCTACGGCCTGAACGAGGCGCGGCTGCGGCTGCTGCCCGAGCACGCGGTCGTGCTGCACCCCGGCCCGATGCTGCGCGGGATGGAAATCGCCTCCGCGGTCGCGGACGCGCCGTCCGCGGCGATCACCGAACAGGTCCGCAACGGGGTGCACGTGCGGATGGCCGTGCTGTACCACCTGCTCGCCGGAGAGGAAGACGCGAAGTGAACCAGGTACTGATCAAGGGCGCCCGGCTCTACGGCGAGGGCGACCCGGTGGACGTCCTGGTCACCGGCGGCACGATCGCCGAGATCGGGTCCGTCAGCGCGCCCGACGACGCCGAGGTCATCGAGGCGAACGGTCAGGTCCTGCTGCCCGGCTTCGTCGACCTGCACACCCACCTGCGTGAACCCGGCCGCGAGGACACCGAGACCATCGAGACCGGCTCGGCCGCGGCCGCGCTCGGCGGCTACACCGCGGTCTTCGCGATGGCCAACACCGACCCGGTCGCCGACAACTCGGTGATCGTCGAGCACGTGTGGCGCCGCGGCCGCGAGGTCGGCCTGGTCGACGTGCACCCGGTCGGCGCCGTGACCGTCGGCCTGAAGGGGGAGCGGCTGGCCGAGCTGGGCACCATGGCGAAGTCGGCCGCCGGGGTGCGGGTGTTCTCCGACGACGGACACTGCGTGCACGACCCGCTCATCATGCGGCGCGCCCTGGAGTACTCGACCGCGCTGGACGTGGTGATCGCGCAGCACGCGGAGGAGCCGCGTCTGACCGTCGGCGCGCAGGCCCACGAGGGCGAGCAGGCTTCGCGCCTGGGCTACGCGGGCTGGCCCGCCTCGGCCGAGGAGTCGATCGTCGCGCGGGACTGCCTGCTCGCCGAGCACGCCGGCGCCCGCCTGCACGTCTGCCACGTGTCCACGAGCGGCACCGCCGACGTGCTGCGCTGGGCGAAGGAGCGCGGGACCAGGGTGTCCGCCGAGGTCACCCCGCACCACCTGCTGCTGACCGACGAGCGCCTGGCCACCTACGACCCGGTGAACAAGGTCAACCCGCCGCTGCGGACGAACGCCGACGTGGAGAAGCTGCGCGCCGCCCTCGCCGAGGGCGTCATCGACTGCGTCGCCACCGACCACGCCCCGCACGCGCCGCAGGACAAGGACTGCGAGTGGTCGGCCGCCCGCCCCGGCATGCTCGGCCTGCAGACCGCACTGTCCGTGGTCGCCGCCACCATGGTCGAGACCGGCCTGCTGGACTGGCGCGGCGTGGCGAAGGTCATGAGCGAGCGCCCCGCGGAGATCGCCGGCCTGCCCGACCAGGGACGACCGCTCGCCGTCGGGGAACCGGCCAACCTCGCGCTGGTCGACCCGGGCGCAC
The window above is part of the Amycolatopsis thermoflava N1165 genome. Proteins encoded here:
- a CDS encoding transcriptional regulator: MGDYAKALGAKLRGIRQQQGLSLHGVEQKSGGRWKAVVVGSYERGDRAVTVQKLAELADFYGVPVVELLPEGRVPSGAEPATKIVINLERLQQLPAEKVGPLARYAATIQSQRGDYNGKVLSIRTEDLRSLAIIYDMTPGELTEQLIDWGVLPPEARPAKED
- the pyrR gene encoding bifunctional pyr operon transcriptional regulator/uracil phosphoribosyltransferase PyrR, producing the protein MASRPRDAAAPGGERELLSAGDVARTIARMAHQVIEKTALDGGTGAPPVLLGIPTRGTSLAARLAERIAEFSGVAVPTGALDITLYRDDLRRRPTRPLADTTLPDTGIDDRVVILVDDVLFSGRTVRAALDALRDHGRPRAVQLAVLVDRGHREFPIRADYVGKNIPTARAEDVAVLLSEVDGRDAVLLREGEAKA
- a CDS encoding aspartate carbamoyltransferase catalytic subunit → MKHLLATEGLDPDLATAVLDTADGLKRTLLGREVRKLPTLRGRTVITMFYENSTRTRVSFEIAGKWMSADVVNVSAGGSSVGKGESLRDTALTLSAAGADCVIVRHPASGAAQRLAGWLEGTGTSVVNAGDGMHEHPTQALLDAATLRERLGGIKDRRIGIVGDVLHSRVARSNIHLLSALGAEVVLVAPPTLLPAGVGALPVTVSHDLDAELPALDAVMMLRVQAERMHGGFFPSAREYSIAYGLNEARLRLLPEHAVVLHPGPMLRGMEIASAVADAPSAAITEQVRNGVHVRMAVLYHLLAGEEDAK
- a CDS encoding dihydroorotase encodes the protein MNQVLIKGARLYGEGDPVDVLVTGGTIAEIGSVSAPDDAEVIEANGQVLLPGFVDLHTHLREPGREDTETIETGSAAAALGGYTAVFAMANTDPVADNSVIVEHVWRRGREVGLVDVHPVGAVTVGLKGERLAELGTMAKSAAGVRVFSDDGHCVHDPLIMRRALEYSTALDVVIAQHAEEPRLTVGAQAHEGEQASRLGYAGWPASAEESIVARDCLLAEHAGARLHVCHVSTSGTADVLRWAKERGTRVSAEVTPHHLLLTDERLATYDPVNKVNPPLRTNADVEKLRAALAEGVIDCVATDHAPHAPQDKDCEWSAARPGMLGLQTALSVVAATMVETGLLDWRGVAKVMSERPAEIAGLPDQGRPLAVGEPANLALVDPGAQWTVRGAELASLAANTPYEGMRLPAVVTATLLRGRVTAREGKIC